In Roseofilum capinflatum BLCC-M114, a genomic segment contains:
- a CDS encoding LysR family transcriptional regulator yields MRLEQLQAFLSVARTGNFQQAAHECGVTQSTISRQIQGLEADLGIPLFHRSSIAKLTVGGEVLLPHARRICQEWQTAQEEVSELLAGKQQELCVAAIPSLCSYGLPLVLQRFCWSHPEVQLRVTALGSDRALKVLKDGLVDLALIMQNRFLTASAELVVDPLFEETIAVLMAADHPLGQEQLLSWEAISHYPQVMFKDGYGMQRLVHEQFSKHNLQYRAVLELNTLDAFRGVIRQGEFIAVLPESAVRLASQDPSVISRPLQPSLQDGGKPLIRNVVLVTTKDRLQIPPIEKFRALALEYIPPQFTRQAAIATRR; encoded by the coding sequence ATGCGTTTAGAGCAATTACAAGCATTTTTATCCGTTGCTAGAACTGGCAATTTTCAACAGGCAGCTCATGAGTGTGGGGTCACTCAATCTACCATTAGTCGGCAAATTCAGGGATTAGAGGCAGATTTGGGGATTCCCTTATTTCATCGTTCTTCGATCGCCAAATTGACGGTCGGAGGTGAAGTGCTGCTTCCCCATGCTCGACGCATTTGCCAAGAATGGCAAACCGCTCAAGAGGAAGTTTCGGAACTGTTAGCGGGAAAACAGCAGGAACTCTGTGTAGCGGCGATTCCTTCTTTGTGTTCCTATGGATTACCTTTAGTGTTACAGCGATTTTGTTGGTCTCATCCAGAGGTGCAATTACGGGTAACGGCTTTAGGGAGCGATCGCGCCTTGAAAGTGCTGAAAGATGGTTTAGTAGATTTAGCACTCATTATGCAAAATCGCTTTTTAACGGCTAGTGCTGAATTAGTCGTCGATCCCCTCTTTGAAGAAACCATAGCCGTATTAATGGCGGCCGATCATCCCCTAGGTCAAGAACAACTGTTATCTTGGGAGGCAATTTCCCACTATCCGCAAGTGATGTTTAAGGATGGATATGGGATGCAACGACTGGTTCATGAGCAATTTAGCAAGCACAATCTTCAATATCGAGCCGTTTTAGAACTCAATACCTTAGACGCTTTTCGAGGTGTGATTCGCCAAGGAGAATTTATCGCTGTATTACCCGAATCAGCAGTACGATTAGCCTCCCAAGACCCTAGCGTGATTTCTCGTCCTCTACAACCGAGCCTTCAGGATGGGGGAAAACCCTTGATTCGTAATGTTGTATTGGTTACGACTAAAGATCGACTACAAATTCCACCTATTGAAAAATTCCGTGCCTTAGCCCTAGAATATATTCCGCCCCAATTTACTCGACAAGCGGCGATCGCCACTCGAAGATAA
- a CDS encoding GPW/gp25 family protein gives MVNSSRLSKQRRPFVGQGVSFPLQVTRQGSLALSAEDLNIRESIVIILMTDLGERVYRPNFGCRLSELAFAPMNRETLTLMRIWVQEALEQWEPRIIVRQVLTLPRQEEGRVDLIIQYEIRANHDQRSMVFPFYLKSEEG, from the coding sequence ATGGTCAATTCATCTCGTTTATCTAAACAGCGTCGTCCCTTCGTCGGTCAGGGAGTCTCCTTCCCCTTGCAGGTGACTCGTCAAGGTAGTTTGGCCTTGAGTGCCGAAGATCTCAATATTCGGGAGTCCATCGTTATTATTTTGATGACTGACCTGGGGGAGAGGGTTTATCGCCCTAACTTTGGCTGTCGGTTATCAGAATTAGCCTTTGCACCCATGAACCGAGAGACCTTAACTCTGATGCGAATTTGGGTGCAAGAAGCCTTGGAACAGTGGGAACCGCGAATTATTGTGCGACAAGTGTTAACCCTTCCTCGTCAAGAAGAAGGACGAGTTGACCTGATTATTCAATATGAAATTCGGGCCAATCACGATCAGCGCAGTATGGTGTTCCCGTTTTATCTCAAGTCCGAAGAAGGGTGA
- a CDS encoding chorismate lyase, translating to MTVTAQSQTRTPVPTTWYRLHPLWQGDETEIQTGLPHEQLSPAWQILLLGDGSPTRHLQLLTRERTEVDVIDMSSIGMNPDGAPAQISAIPGPRLRRQVWLRTASGQRLAYATSWWEASHVDDYLQNRSLPIWASLARLRTELYRDIQGLYYGHSQALEEAFEQPGPFWGRHYLFWHHGRPFTLIYEVFSPYLIQYLGPTVMSQE from the coding sequence TTGACTGTAACCGCCCAATCTCAAACCCGAACCCCAGTCCCCACCACTTGGTATCGCCTGCATCCCCTATGGCAAGGCGATGAAACCGAGATCCAAACCGGACTACCCCACGAACAACTCTCTCCAGCTTGGCAAATTCTCTTACTTGGCGATGGTTCCCCCACTCGTCACTTGCAATTGTTAACCCGCGAACGGACGGAAGTTGATGTAATTGATATGTCCTCCATTGGCATGAATCCCGATGGCGCACCTGCCCAGATTTCCGCCATTCCGGGGCCGAGGTTAAGGCGACAGGTTTGGCTGAGAACCGCATCAGGACAACGGTTAGCCTATGCCACCTCTTGGTGGGAAGCCAGCCATGTGGATGACTATCTACAAAACCGCTCGTTACCCATCTGGGCGAGTTTAGCTCGGTTGCGAACGGAGTTGTATCGAGATATTCAAGGGCTTTATTATGGCCATTCCCAAGCCTTAGAGGAGGCATTTGAGCAACCAGGGCCGTTTTGGGGTCGCCATTATTTATTTTGGCATCATGGACGACCATTTACGTTAATTTATGAAGTATTTTCCCCCTATTTAATTCAATATTTGGGGCCAACGGTAATGAGTCAGGAGTAA
- a CDS encoding DUF1269 domain-containing protein has product MSSELVVLAFDNEADAYAMRDKLAQLQKEYLIELGDAAIVKRNSKGKVKIDQAVNLVSAGALGGAFWGMLIGLLFFVPWFGAAVGAITGALSGKATDYGVDDNFIKDVGKTIEPGHAALFLLIRKWTEDKVMEQLTQFNATVLRTSLSKEDEEKLAKAFSKEQKEQVISALEKEE; this is encoded by the coding sequence ATGAGTAGTGAATTAGTTGTTTTAGCCTTCGATAATGAAGCAGATGCTTATGCCATGCGGGATAAACTAGCCCAATTGCAAAAAGAATATCTGATTGAGTTAGGAGATGCTGCCATTGTTAAACGCAATTCCAAAGGTAAAGTTAAAATTGACCAAGCGGTTAATTTAGTGAGTGCCGGTGCATTAGGGGGTGCATTTTGGGGTATGTTAATTGGCCTACTGTTTTTTGTCCCCTGGTTTGGCGCGGCTGTTGGAGCCATTACCGGTGCTTTGAGTGGCAAAGCGACCGATTATGGAGTAGATGATAATTTTATCAAGGATGTGGGTAAAACCATTGAACCCGGTCATGCAGCTCTGTTTCTATTGATTCGGAAATGGACAGAAGATAAAGTGATGGAGCAATTAACCCAATTTAATGCCACAGTTTTGCGAACTTCTTTGTCTAAAGAAGATGAAGAAAAATTGGCTAAAGCTTTCTCAAAAGAACAGAAA